One genomic segment of Scophthalmus maximus strain ysfricsl-2021 chromosome 3, ASM2237912v1, whole genome shotgun sequence includes these proteins:
- the rho gene encoding rhodopsin, which translates to MNGTEGPYFYIPMQNTTGIVRSPYDYPQYYLVSPAAYAALGAYMFLLILLGFPINFLTLYVTLEHKKLRTPLNYILLNLAVANLFMVFGGFTTTIYTSMHGYFVLGRLGCNLEGFFATLGGEIGLWSLVVLAIERWMVVCKPISNFRFGENHAIMGLGFTWFAAAACAVPPLVGWSRYIPEGMQCSCGVDYYTRAEGFNNESFVIYMFICHFLIPLVVVFFCYGRLLCAVKEAAAAQQESETTQRAEREVTRMVVIMVIAFLVCWCPYASVAWYIFTHQGSEFGPLFMTFPAFFAKSSSIYNPLIYIMMNKQFRHCMITTLCCGKNPFEEEEGASSTKTEASSASSVSPA; encoded by the coding sequence ATGAATGGCACAGAGGGACCATATTTCTATATCCCTATGCAAAACACCACCGGCATTGTCCGGAGTCCTTATGATTACCCTCAGTACTACCTTGTCAGCCCAGCAGCTTATGCTGCCCTGGGTGCCTACATGTTCCTGCTCATCCTTCTTGGCTTCCCCATCAACTTCCTCACTCTCTACGTAACCCTCGAACACAAGAAGCTGCGGACCCCTCTAAACTACATCCTACTCAATCTCGCAGTGGCCAACCTCTTCATGGTGTTCGGAGGATTCACCACAACGATTTACACCTCTATGCATGGCTACTTCGTTCTAGGTCGCCTTGGCTGCAATCTGGAAGGATTCTTTGCTACCCTTGGAGGTGAAATTGGACTGTGGTCACTGGTTGTTCTGGCTATTGAAAGGTGGATGGTTGTCTGCAAGCCCATCAGCAATTTCCGCTTTGGGGAGAATCACGCAATCATGGGTTTGGGTTTCACCTGGTTTGCAGCAGCTGCTTGTGCCGTACCCCCTCTTGTTGGCTGGTCTCGTTACATCCCTGAGGGCATGCAGTGCTCATGTGGAGTCGACTACTATACACGTGCAGAAGGTTTCAACAATGAATCCTTCGTTATCTACATGTTCATCTGCCACTTCCTTATTCCACTGGTTGTTGTGTTCTTCTGCTATGGCCGTCTGCTCTGTGCTGTCaaggaggctgctgctgcccagcAAGAGTCTGAGACCACCCAAAGGGCTGAGAGGGAAGTCACCCGCATGGTTGTAATCATGGTTATCGCTTTCCTGGTATGTTGGTGTCCCTATGCAAGTGTGGCCTGGTATATCTTCACACATCAGGGCTCTGAGTTCGGACCTCTCTTCATGACCTTCCCCGCCTTCTTTGCCAAGAGTTCCTCCATCTACAACCCATTGATCTACATCATGATGAACAAGCAGTTCCGCCACTGCATGATCACCACCTTGTGCTGTGGGAAGAATCCcttcgaggaggaggagggagcgtcAAGCACCAAGACCGAGGCCTCCTCTGCCAGTTCTGTGTCACCTGCATAA